The genomic DNA ACGATCTCACCGGCGAAAGAACGGACGGCCAGGGGTCGGCGTGTCTCGGCACGGAAGCTAGGCGAGTCCTATGTGCAGATCGGCGATCTGCTCCATGCGGGCGTGCCCCTGCTCCGGTCGCTCAAGCTGATCGCTGCCCGACGGAGCCAGCCGAAGGTCGCGGATGTGTATCGCCACCTCGCTGAGACCGTGTCGGACGGAGGAGAGCTTGCAGAGGCGATGTCGCGGCGTCCTGAGGTCTTCCCACGCATCCACGTCGCGATGATCCGCGCTGGCGAGAAGGGTGGGTTTCTTGAGGGTGTGTTCAGCCGCCTCGGTGCGTTTGTGCTGGCGCAGGCGGAGCTCAGGGGTCGGATCGTCGGGTCGCTCATCTATCCCGCGCTGCTCGTGCTTTTCGGCGTGCTGATTCTCGGCGTGGTCTTTGGTGTGTTTGTCCCGATGTTCAAGCCGGTCTTTGAGCGGATGTCTCAGTTGCCGCTCTCCACACGGCTTGTGCTCGGGACGAGCGACCTGATCGCGGGGTTTGGTATCTCTATCGTCGGGGGCGCGGTCGCGACCGGGCTACTCGGATGGAGACTCTCGAAGCGTGCGGACGTGAGACGCCGGGGCACGGAGTTCCTCACGTTCGCTCCCGTGTGCGGGCAACTGGTGAGGGCCCTCGCGGCGGCGAGATTCTGCCGCCTGCTGGGAACGATGCTTGAGAACGGCGTGCCGATGCTCCAGGCGATGGCGATCAGCAAGGAAGCAGCGGGCAACGTGCTGATGGAAGAGGCGATCGATCGTGCGATCGAGGCCGTGCGAGCGGGCGAGCAGCTGGCTCCGCCCCTCGCTTCGAGCGGCCTCTTTGCCGATGACATCGTGGAGATGATCTCAGTTGGTGAATCGGCGAACAACCTTGAGAAGGTGCTGCTCAGCGTCGCCGAGACGATCGAGAAACGGATCGACCGCCTGCTCGGGATCGTGGTGCGGCTGATCGAGCCCCTGATGCTCATGGCGATTGCGGGCGTGGTCGTCGTCGTGGCGATGGGGCTGCTGCTGCCGATGACGCAACTCGGCGGCGAAGGGTGATCGCATAGGAGCCGACAACGAGAAAGGCCCCCGCGTGTGCGGAGGCCCTTCTTCGAGTCGAGCGTGAACCGATGCGAAGCGGCGAGACGATCAGTCGAGCTTCCAGACGAGCCCGATTGCGGCGATCGAGGCCCGACGCCGAACTGGATCGAGGATCATCTCGGGAGACTCGATGAGCGCCAGCGCGGTCCTGCGCGCGTGGGGCAGGAGGTTGTGGTCCCATGGTCCCATCCCGAAGCGTCCACGCTCGGCACCCTCGGCGATGGCCGGAATCGCGATGAGGAGGGGCCAGAAGGCGCCACCGCTGCCCATCGCGCCCGCGACGTTGACGAGCATGGAGCGATCGGCGTGGCTCTCGGTGACGAGGTCCTCGCCGTCCCAGTATGAGAACTGGGTGGTGGGCTTCACGTTCTTCATGAAGTCGGCGTAGAGCGGCACGGTCAGCCCGATGTCGCGGTCACCCTTCGGGGAGCGGGCCAGGTTGGCGAACGCCGAGCCGGCCATGCTGACCAAGGGGTATCCGTTCTTGGCAGCGCGGGCGGTGTCCACGAAGGTGACGCTTGCGAGGTTGCGTCCGTTGGGCACCGCGACGGCGAAGGTCGGGTTTGAGGAGATGCCCGGGCCGGACTTGCCAAGTGCCTGGGCCGACGCCGCGAGCACGGCCTGGGGTGTCAAGCCCGCGATGAACCAATCGCCCACGACGGCATAGGTGATCTCGAGGGGCACGGGCATTCCGGGGAAGCGGAGGGACATGAGTTCCACTTCGCCGGATGTCCAGATCGTCGGACGGATGTACATGCCTTTGTCTTGTTGGGCGAGTTGCTTTCCGGCTGCGGCGACGAGTCTGCGGTGCGCATCGATAACCCTGGCGCGGTCCTTGAGCGACGCGAAGAGGACGCCCGAGCCGAAGGAGCCGCCCCCCGTCGAATCTGACAGGTACGCGCCCCAAGTGCCGCCGATCGAGTCGATGATGTCCGCGCGGAGGTCAACTCCTGTGCGGCTCTTGAACTCGCCGAGCACGTCGTTGACGGGCACGCCGCGCTGGGCGAGATTGTCGATCAGAGCCGAAATCCCCGAGAGGTCGCCCTTGGCGATGGACATCATGGTCGCGTCGGCGGGGACCATGGCAAGGTCCTTGTCGTTCACGGGCTCCTTCGACATGTGCCACTGGCTCGCGTACTTGCCCGCGCCCTTCACACGCACGATGCTCGTGGTGTCGGTTGCGGTGTACCCAGCGACAAAGTCGATGGCGATCGCTTCGGAGCCGATGATGCCGGCTCGCTCTAATCCGGTCAGGACCTCAACACCCTCGGGAGGGAAGTTCCTTCCCGCCAGCGTGCGGGCCATGTTGATACCCGGCGTCAGCGCGGCGAAGTTCAGTGAGCCGCGCATGACGGGGCTGACGCCTTGTGGGGGCACGGGGAGTCGGTCGAAACCGGCGTCGGGGTTGTCGACCGCGCCGGCGACCAACTCGAATCGCCAGCCATCCTTGGACTCACGCGGGCCGTAGGAGATGAGGCCGAAGGGCAACTGCACGTCCTGCATGCCCTTAAAGCGCATGCTGTCGGCGGGCGCGGGCATGCCCTGCTCCTGGAACTTCTCGAGGAGCGCGGCGTGCAGGATGCCGTGCAACTGGGTTGCGTGGCCCTGGTCCTTCGCCTGCACGCTGAGCGTCAATCCGTAGCCAAAGAACCCGCCGGCGGCGTTGTCGGGGTTGTAGGTGATCGCGAGCCGCGCGGGCTGAGCCAGCGTCCGGAGGGCCAGTTGGACGATCGGCTCGATCTCCGGGGGCATGTCCGGAATCTCGCCTGGGAGTTCGGCGAGTCGAGCCGGGATCATCGAGATGGCCTGTTTGAGGCCGGCGTCTTTCCCATCGACAAGCCACGCGGACATCGGGGCGTGCTCGTAGAGGATGAAGGGCTGAACGCCGCCTGCATCCTGGGCGAGGGCAAGGCCGGGGGAGACGGCGGCAAGGCCGAGCACTCCGGCGAGTGCCGCCGTGCCGAGGATGGACCGACGCCTGATTCCGATGATCGAGCGACGCATGGATGGACCTCCTG from Phycisphaeraceae bacterium includes the following:
- a CDS encoding type II secretion system F family protein codes for the protein MATYAYTALTASGDRVTGLLSAATEQAVLAELESRRLTPVTISPAKERTARGRRVSARKLGESYVQIGDLLHAGVPLLRSLKLIAARRSQPKVADVYRHLAETVSDGGELAEAMSRRPEVFPRIHVAMIRAGEKGGFLEGVFSRLGAFVLAQAELRGRIVGSLIYPALLVLFGVLILGVVFGVFVPMFKPVFERMSQLPLSTRLVLGTSDLIAGFGISIVGGAVATGLLGWRLSKRADVRRRGTEFLTFAPVCGQLVRALAAARFCRLLGTMLENGVPMLQAMAISKEAAGNVLMEEAIDRAIEAVRAGEQLAPPLASSGLFADDIVEMISVGESANNLEKVLLSVAETIEKRIDRLLGIVVRLIEPLMLMAIAGVVVVVAMGLLLPMTQLGGEG